From the Lemur catta isolate mLemCat1 chromosome 1, mLemCat1.pri, whole genome shotgun sequence genome, the window caacagagcgagactttgtctcaaaaaaaaacaaaacaaaacaaagaaatgatgtaAAACTATATgtattcactcactcactcattcacacactcactcattcatttactcactcattcactcactcactcattcatttactcactcattcactcattcacacactcactcatTCATAAGACTGACACAGCCCTGGGTTGCATGTGTGTGGAGGAGGCTGTCAAATATCTGCTCAGATAATTGTGAAATTGCCACACCAGCAAGAGCTGAAAAGTGAGGCTCACTGTGTCTGGAAAACTCCAGACTGGGAGCCCTGAGCTCCTTTTGGGGAGGGGTTACTGGGGGACTTCCCTGaggaggggacactgaggcaggaccTGGAGGATGCAGGAACCATGGACAGGAGAAAGATGCTGCTCCcggcacagcatgtgcaaaggccaggCGGCCACCGAAGCAGAGTGGGACCAGGACTGGCATTGAGGCCAGAGAGGGCCAGGGACCTGACACGGTGTTAGGGGCCTCAGAGAGGGGGTAGGGAACAGTAGAAGGCTTTAAAAACCTActaaaggccaggcatggtggctcacgcctataaacctagcactctgggaggctgaggtgggaggatcacttgagaccaggagttcaagaccagcctgagcaagagcacgaccccgtctctactaaaaaaaataggaagaaattagctggacaactaaaaatatatagaaaaaattagctgggcacggtggcacatgcctgcagtcccagctacttgggaggcaggaggattgcttgagtccaggagtctgaggttgctgtgagctaggctgacgcaatggcactctagtctgggcaacagagccagattctgtctcaaaaaaaataaaataaaataaaaaataaaaaaataaaaacctactaAAAACCAGCCAATTGTCTAAAGCACATTGTTAggtggaaaaaaattagaaaaaaaaaaaaaattttcccctcctcctcagcctccaaattttaaaaaattatgtataacaTGGTACTATTTATGTAgaagaaaagtatatatattagTATAAACTCAGacatgaaattaaaacaaataaacacctAGTATCACCCACAGTGACTTTGGAGAAGGGTTGTGGGTGACTTTAGAGTTATTGCCTTATaggttttgtttgaattttttctaatGATCTCCTAattcctttctttaaataaaatgtttattttggaataattttagatttacagaaaagttgcagggGTACTACAGAGACTTCCGGTATACCCTTAGTTGTTGGCAGAAGAATGCTCCTCCACCTGTCCTACGCACCTGTAGGTATGTCACTTAAACAAcaaaagggactctgcagatggGATTAGGTTAAGGACCTTGAGACGGGCGGTCACCCTGGATGACCCGGGGGCCCAGTGTCAGCACAGGGTCCTCCCACGAGGGGGCAGGAGGGTCGGAGGCAGAGAGACTGGGAGACGCTGCGCTGCTGGCTCTGAAGGGGCAGGAAGGGCCCCGAGCCGAGGGACGCGGGCGGCAGCTAAATGCTGAGAAAGGCGGGAGACAggttctcccctggagcctccaggagGGACCCACTCTAAtaacactttgattttattttttatttttttatttttattttattttttttttttgagactgagtctcgctgtgttgcccggctagagtgagtgccatggcgtcagcctagctcacagcaacctcaaactcctgggctcaagcaatcctactgcctcagcctccccagtagctgggacaacaggcatgtgccaccatgcccggctaattttttctatatatattttcagttgtccagataatttatttctatttttagtagagacggggtctcgctcaggctggtctcgaactcctgacctcaagcgatcctcccacctcggcctcccagagggctaggattacaggcgtgagccaccgcgtccagccttattttttatttttttaaatgctcttttttgtttggtttggttttgggagacagggtctcactctgtcgcctgggctggagtacaatggcgtcatcatagctcactgcagcctccaactcctggggctcaagtgatcctagctagacaccttgattttaaactTCTGATCTCCAGACTGCAAGAGgatacatttgcattgtttcaaGCCGCTAAGTTTGTGGCCATTTGTTACAACAACCATAGGAAACAAATACTATTCCTTACGACTAAGGAACTGACATTGGGACGTTACTATTACTAATTAATAACTTCAGTGATTACTATTACTATTTCATGACTATTGGCTAAACTCCAAATTTTGTTTGGATTTCACTGGGCTTTTTTTTCCCGGCTAATGTTCATTGTCTGCTGCAGGTtcccatatgatttttttttgtttgtttttttgagacagagttggctgggctaaagtgccatggtgtcagcctagctcacagcaatctcagagtcctgggctcaagcaatcctcctgtcttggcctcctgagtagctgggactacaggcatgcgccaccatgttcggctaattttttctatatatttttagtagtccagctaatttctttctatttttagtagagatggggtctcgctcttgcttaggctggtctcaaactcctgagctcaaacgatctgcccgcctcggcctcccagagtgctaggattgcaagtgtgagccactgcacccggcctcccATATGCTATTGAGCTATTTGTCTTGTAATTAGTAGAAAGAGTCATGCAGACGAAAAGCAGACTGTCCCCTTGGAGGCCTGGCCATTTCGGATGACACGAGGCACCTCAAGTGCAGCTGGAGTTGGTCAATGTTCCTGAGCGCAGATTGATGCTGTGTCTGGTGAGGCAAGGGGCACGGGCAGGGGTGTCCACCCTCACTGGGGTCACAGCAGGGATGAGGACAGACCTGATCCCTGCTGGTGGAGCTCCCAGACCCGTGGGACAGAAAACTAGCCAACTAGCAGGGAAATAGTGTAATTTCAGGTCGTGATGGGACCAAGAAGTGAACAGACACAGATCAGGGCTAGGGAATGATGGGGTGGGGGCGGCCCCCTGGGCAAAggtggcccctgcctgcctgagTCCTAAAAGATGAGAAGAACCAACAGGCAAAGACTGGGGGGTGGAGAGAGCgttgggcagagggaagggcacgtgcaaaggccctggtgTGACCTTGGTGTGGGTTCGACTAACAGGGAGGCTGGCATGGGCAGAGTGGGGGGAGCGTGGAGGCTGCAGCGTGGACCCCCTGCCTGAGCTTCTCGGCCTCTCTGTGCTGGACAGACTAGATGGTTAACGTCCTGTGCAGAGGCCCCAGAAAATGAGGGACAGATAGCAGGGGGTTGGGGCTTGAGTGGCCAATTCTGGGGAATGTTCTATCCAGTCCCTCTGCGGGTCCCCAGTGATGACcagctcctcccctcctccccaaaccGAATCCCTGTGCCAAACCCTTGCTTCAGGCTCTGCCTTTGAGGGAGCACAGGATGAGATAGGTGAGGAAGGACACGCAGCTCACATCAGCCATCCCCTGGCCAAAATTGAGACCCGCATCCACTGTCCAGATGAAGGCCACCTGCCTGGACAATGTCAGCAGGAGGACAtgaagggagggacagagggccTCAGAACTGAGCCCTGGGgccaggggggtggggaggaggaggaggaggaggaggaggaggtttgCAGGACAACTGGAAAGGATGGGCCAGAAAGACCCGGAGCAGGGGCCTGTCCCGTTTGCCAACAGCAAACGGCACTGAGAGAGAGAAGACCGAAGTCTGGTTTGAGGGCACCACGATCGCAGGGTTTTGGAGCACAGGGACCCCTCCCTCTCGCCTGATCCACTCCTGGGACACCTTCCCCTGGGACTGGCGTGGTCAGCTGAGGCTCATGTGTCCAGGCACGTGGGACTCCACGGGTGCTTGGTAAAGACCAGGGGACCAGAGGGGGACGCGGGAACTGGGCTGAGTCACATTGCCTGGCGGCTGCCACACTGGCACCTtccagggagggggctggcaaGGCCCCAGGGGAGTGCAGCCTCCCGCTGCCTCAGCAACCGCCCCTCCACCTGCAGCAGGTATTTTGAGCATCGCTTCCCGGCACTTCTCCCGAGATATCTGCTGAGTATGGAAGAAGGATCTCAGGTCAGCGAGAGGACAGGGACTGGAGGGATGTGGAGCTCGAGGCCTGGAATGTGGGGGTGCATGGGGTGGGCAACTGCTGGGGGGTCCAGTCGGAGGCCACCCAGGCCCCAGGAACCCAGGGCAGGGGGCATAGTGGGAGGTTCAGGCAGCCCTGCTGAACCCTGCTTCTTTCCAAGACAGCAACGCTGTGCTCAGCACACAagcatgcctcagtttcctactctgtaaaatgggggtgttCGTGAGTCTCCTAGGGTCGTGTGTTTTAGAGGGTGAGGAactgaatacatttttcattttttgattgtGGCAATATAGACACCTAACAtacaatttaccatcttaaccatttctaagtgcaCAGCTCAGCAGCACTAAGCATATTCATGGTGTTGTGCAGCTGTCAGCACCTTCTTTCTCTGGAACTTTCTCATCACCtcaaactgaagctctgtccccatgaaacactcactccccgccccctccccagcccctggcacccaccatcccacttcctgtctctgtggatctgacGACTCCACGGACCTCCTGTGAGTGGAACCACACAGGATGTGCCCTTCTGTGTCGGGcatctctcactgagcacgatgtcctcagaGTCCAAACACGCCGTGGCCTGTGACAGGAGTCCCTTCAAGACAGCAATACTGCACGTGGGGATGGGCCACATTGCGTTGGTCCATGTGTCTGTCAATGGACACGACTTTTTCCCACCTTTTTGCTGTTGTGAATCCTGCTGCTAGTGAACATCTGTTTTTCACCTTATTATCAAGTTTATTTCATTCTTGAGTACAGGTTCCAAGACATGAGGTTCACTGTCGCAATGTCCCCTCCTGGGTTCTCAAACCTGAGGCCCCATCCCTTTGGGATGTGCAGAGAACACATCCCCTGTTTCCACTGTCCCAGATGGGGACAttaccctgccccacccctggggcAGGTCACCCCTTAGACATGCCCTCACTGACCTTGTGTCTACATGTGCCCCCCCACTACcctgcttccttttttccttttcattacagtgaaattcacataacataaaattacccTTTTAACGTGCACAATTCAGTGCCATTTAGTGCATCCACAACGCTGTGCAACCACCGCCTACCTCTATCTAAGCctgaaatattttcatcacccccaaaacagACCCTGTACCTCCCCCAGTGTCTGTGAGAGGGTTTCAGGGACAGCCAAGGTTGGCGTTGGGGGATCCATCCCCAGGTGCCCCCTGAAAGTCCCCAGGTCAGGCTGGGGGGAGCAGGTTACCCAGGGCAGGACAGGGACTGGGGGTCCCTGCTCAGAGGGGCATAAGCTGGGACCAGGAGGCCGTCCCTGAGCTCGGAAGTGGAGGCTTAGCTGAGAAGACACAGCCCAGGGAGAGGGAGCGGGAGCTGGTCCCTGCGCAGCGGCATCAGCTGACAGGCAGGCTGTGCCAGGAACTCTGATTTCTTTCCCCCCAGGAAGTTTCTGGACACCTGGCCGGCTCCTCCGTGTGCCCCAGCATGAGGGCACTGCCTGGCGCAGctcctgggggctgctggggcagGAAGCCTGCAGGGAAACAGGATCGTGGGGGGACGGGGCTTCTGGGCTCACCCCGACTTAAGGTCCAGGCAGGCTCAGCCACTCATGGGCCAGTGATCCTGGGCTTGCatgggagcctcagtttccccatctggaatgTGGGGCTAAGAACAGCACCTACATCAGGGACAAGCTACTGCCCAGAAAGAGCCTGGTTCACTCACTCACACCTTATCTGACCCCTGACTTGGTTGAATCTTGGGGCATCTCCTTGCAGTCTCCTAAATTGTTGTCATTTTacaagggcagggctgggtctgtcTTGGGCACTCAGAGCCCAGCACAGCTctgcatacagtaggtgcttaacaAATACCCGAACTAACTAACACTGTACTACCAAGAAGGAATTAGCTTTCTGCCCCTGAGGATTCTAGGGTGACAGTGCTGTGATGGCTCAGATGCATGGATCCCTGAGCTGTCCACCTCTCTGCTGGCAGTGCCTGGTCCTCCTTAGCAGGGGACCTGGGCTGTCCGACCCCAGCCAGCTTGTCCTGCACTGGCCTGGCGTCCTCGGCCCTGGCACTGAGACCAACCCCCCAAAATGGAGCCCAAGTCTTGCCCTGTCAAATGCATGGGAGCCCCTGTTTGACACACCAGGTGGACATGTGACATCCTAAGGGATGGATTTCCTGTACCTGGTGGTGTGGCTGGGCCAGATTCCGAAATCTGGTCTCTGGAAAATTCCAGCCACACGGAGCCCTACTAACCCCTCCCCATCTGTTGTGTTACGTAACATTTAGGGATTAATACTGTGGCttctaaggccgggcgcggtggctcacgcctgtaatcctagccctttgggaggcgaggtgggtggattgctcgcagtcaggagttcgagaccagcctgagcgagaccccgtctctactaaaaatagaaagaaatgatctggccaactaaatatatatatagaaaaaaattagccgggcatggtggcgcatgcctgtagtcccagctactcgggaggctgaggcagaaggatcgctggagcccaggagtttgaggttgctatgagctaggctgacgccatggcactctagcccgggcaacaaagtgagactctgtctcaaaaaaaaaaaaaaaatactgtggcTTCTAGAGGCAGctgtctggattcaaatcctgcaCTGTCCCTTCCTGGTGAAGCAACTTAACCTCCCTGGACCTCAGTGTGCccccctgtaaaatgggcacaaggCGATTCCTGCGTCCCAGGATGGGTTAAGGATGAGGTGTGAGCATAAGGAAGAGGGGTTTGAGCTGAGGCTAGGGCACAATGGGAGAAGCCCCTGTGGCTACCAGCAGGAGTGGGGGCAGGCAAGCCCCTCCACTGTTTTCTTATTCAGTTGCCTCTGCCAGGTGTCCACCTCGGGGACATCCCCATGTGGCTGTCTGTGCCAGGAGTCACAAACCCCACACCCCATCCCTTTCACTGATGAATCTCCCTCATATAGGACATCCCCACCCctgtccagccccagcccatgGGTGCCCCCAAGCCTTGGCCCTGCCTCCCTGGTGCCTGTCCCTGTCTCAGCCCCTGCCTACCTGCCCTCATAAAATGACAGATACTGGGTTTGTCCTTGGGCACTGGGAGGCACAGCAGAATTCAGAGCAGGAGAGAGCCCCAGACACCCGCCAGCAGGCAGAACCCACGCTCAGACACATTCCGGACCGACTCACACTTCGAGCGCACTTTGGGGAGAGCCCCGACCCCCAAAGCCCCCAGTCCCCACCTGCAGGAGAGACTCAGTTTCCTGCTCAGTAAAATGGGCTCATTGGTGGTTCCCAGCGAGCGGGAGGTGCAGGGTTGGAGCGCACGGGCTGAGCTGCAGTGCCTGCTTGGCGCGCCGGCCACTGGCGCGGTCCCAAGAGCGCTGTCCGCCCCGCGTCCCcgggcgcccccgccccgcccgcggccccgcccccgcagCCAATAAGACGCACCCCGGGCGGCGGTCACCGGGGAGTCGCGGCGCGGTGGTCCCAGCAGCTGCTCTGCTGCCCGAGCGTGTGCCCGCCAGGCCCCCTGCGGGATGGAGCCCCGGCCGCGGTGGCCGCGCAGAAGCCGCCAGCTGGTGGCCGCCTTCCTTCGCGACCCGGGTTCCGGGCGCGTCTACAGGCGCGGGAAGCTGATCGGCAAGGTGGGGGTCCCCGGCACCCCGAGTCCTGGCgaggggctgggccgggggcggcggggcgcggAGTGCGCGCGCGCCCCAGGCCCTTGTCCCTGCGTGTGTCCCGTGTCCGTGTGAGTTTGGCGTGCAGGGCTGTGCCTGCGTGGGCTGCGCGACGGGGCTGGGGACCCCCCTGTAGTGGCTGGTGTGGCGGGAACCGGCGTCTGCGCTGGTGTGCGAGGCGTGGGCGCGTGTCGGTGTCCTTTGGAGGCGACTCTGCCGTGTTGTCCCCAGGTGTGCGTGTGCGAATGTGCGTCCGAATGTGTTACACATCTCAGCTTTCTGTGTGCCTGCGTAGGAGTGTGTGCTGCTGTGTTGCACGGCCATGCGccgtgttgtgtgtgtgtgtgtccgtgggTTGTGttatgtttgtgtgtctgtgagaTGTGTCCATATGTTGTGTCCCTACGCCTTGATGCGTGTCTGTGATGTTGTGTGTCCAGGTAGGTGGGTGTGAGATgtggccaggggcagggaggtaGCAGGTGTCCTTCTGtctccagtgtgtgtgtgtgaagagacCTGGCCACAAGGGGGTCCCTGTGCCTCTGCCAGCACTGCTGGGCTCCGCACCTGTCCGCTGCTCTAGCTGGTCCCCTCCCTGCAGGGCGCCTTCAGCCGCTGCTACAAACTGACAGACATGTCCACCAGCGCAGTGTTCGCCCTCAAGGTGGTGCCTcgcagtgggggtggggctgggcggcTGCGCCCACCGGGGAAGGTAGGTCTCCCATCAGGGGCCCCAGCCCGCAGCATGTCCGCAGAGAAGGCCGTGGCGAGGGGGTGGGCCGGTGGGCGTGGGTCCTGCAGGGTGCTGATGTCCGGGCCGTGCCTGCAGGTGGAGCGTGAGATCGCCCTGCACAGCCGCCTGCGACACCCCAACATCGTGGCCTTCCACGGACACTTCACTGACCACGACCACGTGTACATGGTGCTGGAGTACTGCAGCCGCCAGGTGGGGGGGGAAGAGGGGGGCTGGCAGACGGCAGGGCAAGGGTGGGCCCACTTCATGGCTACtgccccacctgtgcccaccccaTGTCCACCTGGACTTACCTGCTTCCACCTGCGCCCACACCATGTTCCCTGTGAGCCCTCTGCCGGGGTCCAGTCACCAGCACTTCCTGTGCCTACACAAGGCATCAGGCTCCATCCTCTACTCGCCATGCCCACCCCGGCTCTCTTGACCCACCTGGGCACAGCCTGGCTCACCTGCACCCACCTGCATGGGCCTGTGCATGCACGTGGTCACCTGTGCCCTTCCTGCACTTAGCCATGCTCACCTTGGCAAAGTTGAACTCACCTTTGCCCTCTAACCTGGGTCTGCCGGGCGCTGGTGCTGGCCACTGTCACCTGCAGTCTTTGGCCCACGTGCTGAAGGCGAGGCAGACCCTGACGGAGCCCGAGGTGCGCTATTACCTGTGGCGCCTGGTCAGCGGCCTGCGCTACCTGCACCAGCAGCACATCGTGCACCGGGACCTGAAGCTGAGTGAGTGCTGGGGAAGAGCACCCGTGGGGGGCCAGCTGGGACGCTGGGGTGCGGCACCCAGCCTCACACGCAGCTCCCCTGCCCGCTGGCAGGTAATTTCTTCCTGAACAAGAACATGGAGGTGAAGATCGGAGACCTAGGCCTGGCCACCAGGGTGGGGCCGGGGGGCCGCTGCCACAGGTGATAGCGGGAGGCTCTGAGTAGCCTGTCCGGGGGACGCGGGTGCCCCCAAGTCTGGCATGGAGGGCCCAGCCTTCCTGAGCCCCCCATGATCCTCCCCCAGAGTGCTCTGTGGGACCCCGAACTTCCAGGCCCCAGAGGTCGTCTCCAGAAATGGGCACTCCTGCCAGTCGGACATCTGGGCTCTGGGCTGTATCATGTGAGTGGGACcctggagccctgggcctggggaaaGGGGCAGGTCTTCCCAGGTGGGACCAGGTATGGGCAAGTGGGCGCAGGCACAGGCAGGTAAGGACAGGTGTTAGCATGCACAGGGAAGGATGGGCAGGTGTGAACAAGCATCAGATCGGATTGGAAAGGTATGTGCAGGGTGAGCCAGGTGCAGGCAGGTGTAGACAGGTGCTGGTGTCACCCTCGGGGTGTGCAGCATTGGCCAGGTGCACGTGGATGTGGGCCAGGTCTGGGAAAATGGATACAAGGTCTATGCCCATAGGGCTGTGGGGGCAGGTAGGGCCAGGTGTGCACAGGTAGGTGTGAGCAAAGCTTGGACACCCGGGTTCTTGCCCCCCACCTGGCCCAGGTACACTGTCCTGACCGGCACCCCACCCTTTGTGGCGGCATCCCTGTCCGAGATGTACCAGAACATCCGCGATGGCCACTACCCCGAACCTGCCCACCTGTCGCCCAATGCGCGCCATCTCATCGCCCGTCTCCTGGCACCCAACCCCGCCGAGCGACCCAGCCTGGACCACCTGCTGCAGGATGACTTCTTCACACAGGTGGGGGGGCCCTCTCAGCCACGGCCAGGCCCCCAGGTGACCCAGGTGCTCAGAAGCCGGGCGGCCTAGGCTGGGGGCTGACCCCAGACCCCCATGCACAGGGCTTCACTCCAGACCGGCTGCCACCCCACTCCTGCCACACCCCACCCATCTTCACGGTCCCCCCGCCTCTGAGCAGGCTCTTCCGGAAGGTGGGCCAACTGCTGCTGTCCCAGTGCCGGCCACCCTGTGAGTACATCGCCTGCCACACCTGCCTACCTTTGCCCACGTTCCCAGCGCTGCTCTCACCTGCCCACCCCTCACCTGCCCACACCTGCCCAcacctcccacctgctctgcaaCTTCACACCTGTCGCAGAGGTGGATGTGGGTGGCAGGTGCCTCCCCCTGCACGCGGCCCAGGCTCTGCCCCGCAAAGCTTCCGCCTCCCCCAGGCTCCTTCACTCTGAAAGAGGCCTCGGGTCCTGGAGAGGACGGGCAGGACCCTGACTCTATGGAGTGGGGCAGCGAGGTGAGGAACCAGGGTGGGGGACACAGGGAGCACATGGAGGGTGTCCCTGGCCCCTGCTACAGCTCCCTCCTCCATGCAATCCTCCCTGGACCCCTGGGCAGAGCCTCGACCCCCCTCGGGGCCCCAGTCTGGAACCCTCTTCCCAGTCCCATCCTGACCCACAGGGGCTGGAATCCCTCTGGGCCCAACTCTGTCCCCGACCCTGGGGTCTCCCAAggtccaggccccaggccacgGGGCCCTACTCCCATCCATTGGTTCATTccatcacatttattgagtgcttactgtatgccTTTGAGACACTCTGAGGCTGCATCCCAAGAGGAAACCAGTTCCTCTGGGTGCTGAGCTCagtggggcagagggacaggCCACCAAGTGGTCTCGAGCAGGTGGCCGCCCCTCAcctctgctgctccctgcccAGGTCTCCCTGTCTGAGAGGGAGGCTTCCTGCCCGAGGGCCCTCATCTGCCTACTCACACAGGGCACCCTCCGGAGTGACCTGGCAGGTGAGCAgaccctctgtccccagggagtGAAGATCTAGAAGTGGGGACAAAGGCCGAGCCTTGTCAGGGTCACCCCCCTTTCCTGGCTTCAACTTtcctacctgtaaaatgggaatgatgccCAG encodes:
- the PLK5 gene encoding LOW QUALITY PROTEIN: inactive serine/threonine-protein kinase PLK5 (The sequence of the model RefSeq protein was modified relative to this genomic sequence to represent the inferred CDS: deleted 2 bases in 1 codon), encoding MEPRPRWPRRSRQLVAAFLRDPGSGRVYRRGKLIGKGAFSRCYKLTDMSTSAVFALKVVPRSGGGAGRLRPPGKVEREIALHSRLRHPNIVAFHGHFTDHDHVYMVLEYCSRQSLAHVLKARQTLTEPEVRYYLWRLVSGLRYLHQQHIVHRDLKLSNFFLNKNMEVKIGDLGLATRVGPGGRCHRVLCGTPNFQAPEVVSRNGHSCQSDIWALGCIMYTVLTGTPPFVAASLSEMYQNIRDGHYPEPAHLSPNARHLIARLLAPNPAERPSLDHLLQDDFFTQGFTPDRLPPHSCHTPPIFTVPPPLSRLFRKVGQLLLSQCRPPCSFTLKEASGPGEDGQDPDSMEWGSEVSLSEREASCPRALICLLTQGTLRSDLAGPEGSPRPEVEAAVRNLQLCLDAGPSATQDPPGEQQPVLWAPKWVDYSSKYGFGYQLSDGGRRPAQGWHPHGPAPPRREGTLPAPAPAPPAGSSLCLLSFLASEQVLLLLFSDGTLQVSFSGIQVQLVLSGEGEGLLLTQWEQGRHSTSYSLDILRSHGCTPATQQRLHHALRMLQSI